From one Rhodospirillaceae bacterium genomic stretch:
- the urtC gene encoding urea ABC transporter permease subunit UrtC translates to MDRLFPKKDRFSFIVIAVLLLVILPLGLDVFRLNLVSKYLTLAFVAIGLVICWGAGGILSLGQGVFFGLGGYCMAMFLKLEAAKVDIGCTRAQQELGKCIVQSTPGIPDFMDWASMTELPFFWLPFSSFPLTIVMILIVPTILAYFVGLAMFKRRVGGVYFAIMTQAMSAALSILIIGNAGYIGGFNGITDLRTLHGWDIRTDDAKVIFYFVTVVLILGALFASQLVLKSKLGKVLVAMRGHEDRARFSGYDVANFKIFAFCFGALLAGVGGAMFTLNVGFIHPNFVGIVPSIEMVIFCAVGGRFSIYGAVYGALLVNLAKTVFSEAYPELWLFAMGAMFIGVVLAFPDGLAGLYKVHIEPKLPKFGRDDGPSSVTDPAK, encoded by the coding sequence ATGGATAGACTATTTCCCAAGAAAGATCGGTTCAGCTTTATCGTGATCGCTGTGCTGCTTCTTGTAATATTGCCTTTAGGGTTAGACGTATTCCGTCTTAACCTAGTCAGCAAATACCTTACACTTGCATTTGTGGCCATTGGTTTGGTGATATGCTGGGGTGCTGGTGGCATTCTGAGTCTTGGACAGGGGGTGTTTTTTGGCCTTGGCGGATATTGCATGGCCATGTTCCTCAAGCTCGAGGCCGCAAAAGTTGATATTGGTTGTACGCGTGCCCAGCAGGAATTAGGTAAATGCATCGTTCAATCCACGCCGGGGATTCCTGACTTTATGGATTGGGCCTCGATGACCGAATTGCCATTCTTTTGGCTGCCATTCAGTAGTTTCCCCCTGACCATCGTCATGATTCTAATCGTTCCGACAATACTGGCTTACTTTGTTGGTCTCGCCATGTTCAAGCGTCGTGTTGGCGGTGTGTATTTTGCTATCATGACACAAGCCATGTCAGCGGCTCTCAGTATCTTGATTATTGGTAATGCAGGTTATATCGGTGGCTTTAACGGCATTACTGATTTGCGGACACTTCACGGCTGGGACATTCGAACTGATGATGCCAAGGTGATATTTTATTTTGTGACAGTCGTCTTGATACTGGGCGCGTTATTTGCGTCACAGCTTGTTCTCAAGAGTAAACTCGGAAAGGTCCTGGTGGCAATGCGAGGTCATGAAGACCGTGCACGCTTTTCTGGATATGACGTTGCCAACTTCAAGATATTCGCATTTTGTTTTGGTGCGTTACTTGCCGGTGTTGGTGGCGCGATGTTTACCCTCAATGTAGGATTTATTCATCCTAATTTCGTTGGGATTGTGCCATCGATTGAGATGGTCATCTTCTGTGCAGTCGGGGGACGGTTTTCAATCTATGGGGCCGTATATGGTGCGCTGCTGGTAAACTTGGCGAAAACGGTATTTTCTGAAGCCTATCCAGAGCTTTGGCTTTTCGCCATGGGGGCCATGTTTATCGGCGTTGTGTTAGCGTTCCCAGACGGTTTGGCGGGGCTTTATAAAGTCCATATCGAACCTAAGCTTCCAAAGTTCGGCCGTGACGATGGACCGTCTTCAGTGACAGACCCGGCTAAATAG
- the urtD gene encoding urea ABC transporter ATP-binding protein UrtD yields the protein MENLHHQDSILSVENLTVSFDGFKVVDDLSFQIKVNELRVIIGPNGAGKTTVLDLISGRTPATSGSVMFRGNELRGMKEHQIVHAGIGRKFQTPSVFEELTVFENFEISFPRGRNVFGSLFSKRDEVVKDRIQEVAETAYLDEVLHTEAGSLSHGQKQWLEIGMLLIQDPALLMLDEPVAGMSKSERLKTGDLLRKIAQGRSVIVIEHDMDFVKDIAHWVTVMHQGKVLSEGTMDVVQKDPKVVEVYLGHS from the coding sequence ATGGAAAATTTACATCATCAAGACAGCATTCTTAGTGTCGAAAATCTCACTGTCTCTTTCGACGGGTTTAAGGTTGTAGACGATCTATCATTCCAAATTAAGGTGAACGAACTCAGAGTTATTATTGGCCCAAATGGTGCTGGCAAGACAACCGTTCTCGATCTAATCAGCGGACGTACCCCGGCAACATCAGGATCCGTCATGTTCCGTGGTAATGAACTGAGGGGTATGAAGGAACATCAAATTGTTCATGCTGGTATCGGACGGAAGTTTCAGACACCATCAGTTTTCGAAGAACTGACAGTTTTTGAAAATTTTGAAATTTCGTTTCCCCGTGGTCGAAATGTATTTGGATCCCTCTTCTCTAAACGAGACGAAGTCGTGAAAGATCGTATTCAGGAAGTTGCTGAAACCGCTTACCTTGATGAAGTGCTTCACACTGAAGCAGGCTCCCTCAGCCACGGACAAAAGCAATGGTTGGAAATTGGCATGTTGTTGATTCAAGACCCGGCCCTGCTGATGCTAGATGAACCTGTCGCAGGCATGAGTAAGAGCGAACGACTGAAAACAGGCGATCTGCTTCGTAAAATCGCCCAGGGGCGGTCTGTAATTGTGATTGAACACGACATGGATTTCGTGAAAGACATCGCGCATTGGGTAACCGTTATGCATCAAGGTAAAGTTCTCTCAGAAGGAACAATGGATGTGGTGCAAAAGGATCCCAAGGTTGTCGAAGTCTATTTGGGCCATAGCTAA